In Meiothermus ruber DSM 1279, the following proteins share a genomic window:
- a CDS encoding DUF92 domain-containing protein, protein MSLFLALFIALGIGLLAEHMGWLKPGASWAAALVGGLPLWAGGVPAALAVLFFVALGSLASRLNSSSRDRAGRTASQVLANGLPAALGLVLGSPTFFLAALATATADTLATELGSRSPRAWHLLKGPVESGTNAAISGPGTLALLAGALLFAPWAAWLEAPVWAVVLGGLTGALADTLLGLGEDQISWWSNDLTNLLATTLGGLVAVWLAGAFAA, encoded by the coding sequence CGCCCTTGGAATCGGGCTGCTGGCCGAGCACATGGGCTGGCTCAAACCGGGGGCTTCCTGGGCCGCCGCGCTGGTAGGGGGCTTACCCTTATGGGCGGGCGGTGTCCCCGCAGCCCTGGCGGTGCTGTTCTTTGTGGCTCTGGGCAGCCTGGCCAGCCGGCTCAACTCGAGCAGCCGCGATCGTGCAGGCCGAACAGCTTCACAGGTACTGGCCAATGGACTTCCGGCTGCACTGGGACTTGTACTCGGCTCACCGACCTTTTTCCTCGCAGCGCTGGCTACCGCCACAGCCGACACCCTGGCTACTGAACTGGGTAGCCGAAGCCCGCGGGCCTGGCATTTGCTAAAAGGCCCTGTGGAAAGCGGAACCAACGCGGCCATCAGTGGGCCGGGTACCCTGGCCTTGCTCGCAGGGGCGCTTCTATTTGCCCCCTGGGCGGCCTGGCTCGAGGCACCCGTCTGGGCGGTGGTGCTGGGGGGCCTCACCGGCGCGCTGGCCGATACGCTGCTGGGGCTGGGCGAAGATCAGATTTCCTGGTGGAGCAATGACCTCACCAACCTGCTGGCCACCACCCTGGGGGGGCTGGTAGCCGTGTGGCTCGCCGGGGCCTTCGCGGCTTAA